In one Pseudomonas sp. 31-12 genomic region, the following are encoded:
- a CDS encoding DUF4810 domain-containing protein, translating to MFKTYVSWALMASTLLVSGLLAGCAGPKTLYQWESYQPQVYEYFKGEEPKEAQAEALERDLQKIRSTGKTPPPGYHAHLGLLYLSMGKDDQMVQQLRTEKTLFPESTPYMDFLLKNAKTGDIQ from the coding sequence ATGTTCAAGACGTATGTGTCGTGGGCGCTGATGGCGTCGACATTGCTGGTCAGTGGCCTGTTGGCCGGTTGCGCCGGCCCGAAAACCCTTTACCAGTGGGAAAGCTACCAGCCGCAAGTCTACGAGTACTTCAAGGGTGAAGAACCCAAGGAAGCCCAGGCCGAAGCGCTGGAACGTGACCTGCAGAAGATCAGGTCCACCGGCAAGACACCGCCGCCCGGCTACCACGCTCATTTGGGTCTGTTGTACCTGAGCATGGGCAAGGACGATCAAATGGTGCAGCAGTTAAGGACCGAGAAAACCCTGTTTCCCGAGTCGACGCCGTACATGGATTTTCTGCTTAAAAACGCCAAGACCGGAGACATCCAATGA
- a CDS encoding CsgG/HfaB family protein — MISRMLVSAAAIALLSSMAGCATESSRALPVAKVESASVAYAGVRVPMAVGKFDNRSSYMRGIFSDGVDRLGGQAKTILITHLQQTNRFSVLDRDNMGEIQQEAAIKGQSQRLKGADFVVTGDVTEFGRKETGDHQLFGILGRGKTQVAYAKVNLNIVNISTSEVVYSTQGAGEYALSNREIIGFGGTAAYDSTLNGKVLDLAMREAINRLVDGMNAGAWKPGN, encoded by the coding sequence ATGATCTCTCGGATGTTGGTGTCGGCGGCAGCGATTGCCCTTTTGAGCAGCATGGCCGGGTGCGCCACCGAAAGCTCGCGCGCCTTGCCGGTCGCCAAAGTCGAAAGCGCCAGCGTGGCCTATGCCGGTGTTCGCGTACCGATGGCAGTCGGCAAGTTCGACAACCGTTCGAGCTACATGCGCGGCATCTTCTCCGACGGCGTGGATCGCCTCGGCGGTCAGGCCAAGACCATCCTGATCACTCACTTGCAGCAAACCAACCGCTTCAGCGTGCTGGACCGCGACAACATGGGCGAGATCCAGCAGGAAGCCGCGATCAAGGGGCAGTCCCAGCGCCTCAAGGGTGCAGACTTTGTAGTCACCGGTGATGTCACCGAGTTTGGCCGCAAAGAGACCGGCGATCACCAGCTGTTCGGCATTCTCGGTCGCGGCAAGACCCAGGTGGCCTATGCCAAGGTCAACCTGAACATCGTCAATATCAGCACCTCCGAAGTGGTTTATTCGACTCAGGGCGCGGGCGAGTACGCCTTGTCCAACCGTGAAATCATCGGCTTCGGCGGCACCGCTGCCTACGATTCGACCCTCAACGGCAAAGTGCTCGACCTGGCCATGCGCGAGGCGATCAATCGCCTGGTGGACGGCATGAATGCCGGGGCATGGAAACCGGGTAACTGA
- a CDS encoding error-prone DNA polymerase, with the protein MAARLVRMSVEYAELHCLSNFSFQRGASSALELFQRAKKHGYQALAITDECTLAGIVRAWQAARSVELPLIIGSEVRIEDGPKLVLLVENLEGYQTLCRLITRARRRTQKGQYQVLREDFSEPMPGLLALWVPDAVDDFASGHWLKQTFTDGLWLAVQLHRGQDDTRRLDALLTLARELRIPAVASGDVHMHSRGRRALQDTMTAIRHHLPVAEAGLRLHPNGERHVRSLDALQSIYPQALLDETLTIARRCTFDLGQLRYQYPRELVPEGQTATSWLRHLTEEGVAWRWPNGPQAKVLVQIDKELELIAELGYESYFLTVHDIVRFAREQKILCQGRGSAANSAVCFALGITEIDPDRTTLLFERFLSKERNEPPDIDVDFEHERREEVLQYVFQRYGRTRAALTAVVSTYHAAGAVRDVAKALGLPPDQINALADCCGHWSDTTPPVERLLEGGFDPESPVLRRVLSLTGQLIGFPRHLSQHPGGFVISEQPLDTLVPVENAAMAERTIIQWDKDDLDAVGLLKVDILALGMLSAIRRCFDLLRRHRHLDLSLATIPAEDSPTYDMIGRADTIGVFQIESRAQMSMLPRLKPREFYDLVIEVAIVRPGPIQGGMVHPYLRRRNKEEPEVYPSPALEVVLKRTLGVPLFQEQVMQIAIVAADYSPGEADQLRRSMAAWKRHGGLEPHKDRLAAGMKKNGYTAEFAAQIFEQIKGFGSYGFPESHAASFALLTYASCWLKCHEPAAFACALINSWPMGFYSPDQILQDARRHHLQIRPVDVRASDWDCSLEPITGAQPAIRMGLRMIKGFREDDARRIEAARAKGIFVDIADLGERARLDARAQEQLADAGALRGLAGDRHRARWEVAGVQKQLGLFAGLPSQEEPAIYLPKPTVGEDLLADYNSVGTTLGPHPLALLRGELKARRCRSSKELMEVEHGRPVSVAGMVTGRQRPGTASGVTFVTLEDEFGNINVIVWRDLADRQRKVLVGSQLLKVDGRWEKEGEVRHLIAGRLSDLSPLLDGISVRSRDFH; encoded by the coding sequence GTGGCTGCAAGGCTGGTTCGCATGAGCGTCGAGTATGCGGAGCTGCACTGCCTGTCGAACTTCAGTTTCCAGCGCGGTGCGTCCAGTGCCCTTGAGCTGTTTCAGCGGGCGAAAAAACACGGCTATCAAGCGCTGGCGATCACCGATGAATGCACCCTGGCGGGCATCGTCCGCGCCTGGCAAGCGGCCCGATCGGTGGAACTGCCGCTGATCATCGGCAGCGAAGTCCGCATCGAGGACGGTCCGAAACTGGTGCTGCTGGTGGAAAACCTTGAGGGTTACCAGACCCTGTGCCGCCTGATTACCCGGGCGCGGCGCCGTACGCAGAAAGGTCAATATCAGGTGCTGCGTGAGGACTTCAGCGAGCCGATGCCGGGGCTGCTGGCGTTGTGGGTGCCGGACGCGGTCGATGATTTTGCCAGCGGTCACTGGCTGAAACAGACGTTCACCGATGGCCTGTGGCTGGCCGTGCAGTTGCATCGCGGACAGGACGACACCCGACGACTGGACGCACTGCTGACACTGGCGCGGGAACTGCGGATTCCAGCGGTGGCCAGCGGCGATGTGCACATGCACAGCCGTGGACGGCGCGCCTTGCAGGACACCATGACCGCGATCCGTCATCACCTGCCGGTGGCCGAGGCCGGGTTGCGCCTGCATCCGAACGGCGAGCGGCATGTGCGCAGCCTCGATGCCCTGCAATCGATCTACCCGCAAGCGCTGCTCGATGAAACGCTGACCATTGCCCGGCGCTGCACCTTCGACCTCGGCCAGTTGCGTTACCAGTATCCTCGCGAGCTGGTGCCGGAAGGCCAGACGGCCACATCCTGGTTGCGGCATCTGACCGAAGAGGGTGTCGCGTGGCGCTGGCCAAACGGTCCGCAAGCCAAGGTGCTGGTGCAGATCGACAAGGAGCTGGAGCTGATCGCCGAACTGGGCTATGAAAGCTACTTCCTGACGGTGCATGACATTGTGCGGTTTGCCCGTGAGCAGAAAATCCTCTGTCAGGGGCGGGGTTCTGCCGCGAATTCGGCGGTATGTTTTGCCTTGGGCATCACCGAAATCGACCCGGATCGCACCACGCTGTTGTTCGAACGTTTTCTCTCCAAAGAGCGCAATGAACCGCCGGACATCGACGTCGATTTCGAACACGAACGGCGCGAAGAAGTCTTGCAGTACGTGTTCCAGCGTTATGGCCGGACCCGCGCGGCGCTCACGGCGGTGGTCAGCACCTATCACGCGGCCGGCGCGGTGCGCGACGTGGCCAAGGCCTTGGGCCTGCCGCCGGATCAGATCAACGCTTTGGCCGATTGCTGCGGCCACTGGAGCGATACAACGCCTCCCGTGGAGCGCCTGCTTGAAGGCGGTTTCGATCCCGAGAGCCCGGTGCTGCGCCGGGTGCTGAGCTTGACCGGGCAACTGATCGGTTTCCCCCGACATCTGTCCCAGCACCCTGGTGGTTTTGTGATTTCCGAGCAGCCGCTGGATACGCTGGTGCCGGTGGAAAACGCCGCCATGGCCGAGCGCACCATCATTCAATGGGACAAGGACGATCTCGACGCGGTGGGGCTGCTCAAGGTGGATATTCTGGCCTTGGGCATGCTCAGCGCGATCCGTCGCTGTTTTGATTTGCTGCGCCGTCATCGCCATCTGGACTTGAGCCTGGCGACGATCCCGGCCGAAGACTCGCCAACCTACGACATGATCGGCCGTGCCGACACCATCGGCGTGTTCCAGATCGAATCCCGGGCGCAGATGTCGATGCTGCCGAGGCTCAAGCCCCGCGAGTTTTATGACCTGGTGATCGAGGTGGCGATCGTCCGTCCGGGGCCGATTCAGGGCGGGATGGTGCATCCGTACCTGCGCCGGCGAAACAAGGAGGAACCGGAGGTTTACCCGTCCCCGGCACTGGAAGTCGTGCTCAAGCGTACCCTGGGCGTGCCGCTGTTTCAGGAACAGGTGATGCAGATTGCGATTGTCGCCGCCGACTACAGCCCCGGCGAGGCCGATCAGTTGCGCCGCTCCATGGCCGCTTGGAAACGCCACGGCGGACTGGAACCGCACAAGGATCGCCTGGCCGCCGGGATGAAGAAAAACGGCTACACGGCCGAGTTCGCCGCGCAGATCTTCGAACAGATCAAGGGCTTTGGCAGCTACGGTTTTCCCGAGTCCCACGCCGCCAGTTTCGCCTTGCTGACCTACGCCAGTTGCTGGTTGAAATGCCACGAGCCGGCAGCTTTCGCCTGTGCGCTGATTAATAGCTGGCCCATGGGTTTCTATAGCCCGGACCAGATTCTGCAGGACGCGCGCCGGCACCATTTGCAGATTCGCCCGGTGGACGTGCGCGCGAGTGACTGGGATTGCAGTCTCGAACCGATTACCGGCGCGCAACCGGCGATTCGCATGGGGCTGCGGATGATCAAGGGCTTTCGCGAGGACGATGCCCGGCGCATCGAAGCGGCGAGGGCGAAGGGGATATTTGTCGACATCGCTGACCTGGGCGAGCGTGCGCGGCTTGATGCCCGTGCCCAGGAGCAATTGGCCGACGCCGGTGCGCTGCGTGGCCTGGCGGGAGACCGTCATCGGGCGCGCTGGGAAGTGGCGGGGGTGCAGAAGCAGCTCGGTTTGTTTGCCGGCCTGCCGAGCCAGGAAGAACCTGCGATCTATCTGCCCAAACCCACGGTGGGCGAGGACCTGCTGGCCGACTACAACAGTGTCGGCACCACCCTCGGCCCGCATCCGCTGGCGTTGCTGCGCGGTGAATTGAAAGCCCGGCGTTGCCGCAGTTCGAAAGAGCTGATGGAAGTCGAACACGGGCGCCCGGTCAGCGTCGCCGGGATGGTCACAGGTCGGCAACGGCCGGGCACGGCCAGTGGCGTGACCTTTGTCACCCTGGAAGACGAGTTCGGCAACATCAACGTCATCGTCTGGCGCGACCTCGCCGACCGGCAGCGAAAAGTCCTCGTCGGCTCGCAATTGCTCAAGGTCGATGGCCGCTGGGAAAAGGAAGGCGAGGTGCGACACCTGATTGCCGGACGCCTGAGCGACTTGAGTCCTTTGCTGGATGGCATCAGCGTACGCAGCCGGGATTTCCACTGA